In the Primulina eburnea isolate SZY01 chromosome 15, ASM2296580v1, whole genome shotgun sequence genome, gactcccatgctttctttggtgcttgatcaaccacgtttgcatcattctccccttcttgaaaaggatttttcctcaaatcttgatcatctcctacatcaaacaacgaaagatcactaacattaaaagtagaactgaCATTGTACTCACCTGGTAGGTCTAATTTGTAGGCATTGTCGTTAATATCTTCAAGcacttgaaatggtccatcacccCTAGGTAAGAGCTTCGAACGTCGTTTTGCTGGAAATCTTTCCTTCCTTAAGTGCAACCAAACCCAATCTCCCTTTTCAAAAACCATCTTTTTCCTTCCCTTGTTGGCTTGCTTCGTGTATTGtaatttcttcttctcgatgttattcttgaccTTCTCATGCAAACTTCTAACGAATTCAGCTTTCTTCTTGTCATCCATGttcaacctttcactcacaggcaaagacatcaaatccaaaggagttaaaggattaaaaccataaacaatctcaaatggtgaataattcgtagtagaatgcacgctacggttataagcaaactcaacaaatgacgAACATTCTTCCCAATTTTTCTAGTTCTTTTTgagtatagcacgcaaaagtgttcctagagttctattaacaacttcagtttgtccatccatttgaggatgacatgtagtagaaaacaacagttaGTGCCAAGCTTAGCCcacaaagttttccaaaagtaactaaaaaatttaacatcacggtcagatacaatagtcctaggcataccatgcaacctaacgacttccttaaagaacaaatctgcaatgtttgatgcatcatcggttttatgacaacaataaaatgtgtcatcttggagaatctatcaacaacaacaactattgaatccctccccttcttagtcatcggcaaccccaaaacaaagtacatagaaatatcaacccaaggttcactaggaacaggaagtggtgtatacaatccatgtggttgtgttctagacttagcttgtctacaagtaatgcatttttcacaaacacgttcaacatcacgtttcatatatggccaataaaaatgctcatgcaaataactcaaagttttagccacaccaaagTGCCCCATCAAACCTCCACCATGTTCCTCCctcacaagtaattcacgaattgatgacttaggaatgcacaatctatcttCTCTAAAGTAAAACCcattatgcaaataaaatttatcatgtggaccatgcatacatgtttcaaatatcTCCTTAAAATCCTCATCCAACAAATACAACTCTTTCATATGTTCAAATCCCAAGATTTTCGACTCCAAGGTAGAGATTAATACGTGCCTCCGTGATAGTGCATCAGCCACCACATTatccttaccttgtttgtatTTGATTATGTAGGGAAATGTACCtatgaatgccacccacttagcatgccgcttgttcagttTCTGTTGTCCCTTAAGGTActttagagactcatgatcgGTAATGatcacaaactccttaggcctcaagtattGTTGCCACATCTCCAAAGTCCTCACAAGCGCGTacaactccttgtcatacgttgGATAGTTCAGTGCTGCTCCATTGAGtttctcactaaagtacgccactggtcgtcctccttgcatcaaaaccccaccaatacctacacctgaagcatcacattcaatttcaaaagtattacaaaaatcaggtaaaacaagtaaaggcgtattaattaattttttttaatgatattaaaagacttctcttgctcctcgccccaatggaatggaacgttcttcttaatcaccgccgtcatcggtgccgccagtgtgctaaaatcttttacaaacctcctatagaagcttgcaagaccatgaaagcttcgaaCTTGACTAACATTAgcaggcgttggccaatctcgaatagcacttaccttgtcctcatccacttgtatccccTGTGAAATTACCATAAAACCAAGAAAGACAAAtttgcttgtacaaaaatcacatttcttaagATTAGGATATAAATGTTCATGTAACGACGatgggctatcccgatcttgggctccctcgggggccttgtCCCATCTTGGGTTCccactggggccttttccctcacgggctttcccatgcgtcattactcatagaactctccaGCCCAGGAACTGGAGCTTGTGCCTCCCCAGAATCGAACCCAAGATCTCCTGGacatatagatacttggcacaactcTGTAccagttttgtgccaagtatctatatgtCCAGGAGATCTTGGGTTCGACTCTGGGGAGGCACAAGCTCCAGTTCCTGGGCtggagagttctatgagtaatgacgcatgggaaagcccgtgagggaaaaggccccagtggGAACCCAAGATGGGacaaggcccccgagggagcccaagatcgggatagcccatGGTCGTTACAAAAAAAAAGCGCCTtttttgtaacgatcatgggccattaggctgaaccaacaaaggcctcgtcccatacccacgcaccactactggtcatgggtcgttaggatggtccagcatgggcctcggcccatgcccatgcagcgccactcatagaatatcccactccctggaaagtggtttctttcgccttccccaacacttgaacccaggatctccaggataagtacctatattcctaagtgttggtaaccagttgagctagtagctcaactggtaccaaagttgtgccaagtatctatatgtCCAGGAGATCTTGGGTTCGACTCTGGGGAGGCACAAGCTCCAGTTCCTGGGCTGGatagttctatgagtaatgacgcatgggaaagcccgtgagggaaaaggccctagtgggaacccatttatgggacaaggcccccgagggagcccaagatcgggatagcccatGGTCGTTACAGTTCAGCCCTAAGTGTTGTCAGTACAAGTCTCAAATGCTCAACATGCTCTTCTAAATCTTTgctatacacaagaatatcatcaaaataaaccacaacaaatttccCTATGTAAGCacgcaaaacatgattcatcaacctcataaaggtACTAGGAGCGTTTGTTAAACCAATCTGATGATAACCACTCTTCAAGTCATATAACCCATATTTGGCTTTAAATGttgttttccactcatcaccttccttCATCCTAATCTGATGATAACCACTCTTCAAGtcaattttactaaaaatacatgcaccatgcaactcatctaacatatcatctaatctaggtatgggatgcctatacttgatggttatgttattaattgccctacaatccacacacatacgccatgagccatctttcttaggaactagtAAAACAGGTACAGCACAaggagacatggactcacgcacaaaactcctatctaacaactcacttacctgtagttgtagctccttagtctcctccggattgcttctgtaagctggacgatttggcaatACACTTCCgggtaccaaatcaatttggtgctcaatccccctcaacGGTGGTaatccttgaggtagctcctccggaaatacatcttcaaattcctgcaaaagtgaaacaacaatgctcggaagggatccggctatatcacttgtgttaaagagaatctctttgtaaagaatcaacacaagtggatcatgtgtgtgcaacaattgtttcaactcactcttttgggccatatatgttttctttttgacctctttcctctcatattcttttccctcatttttcttttgtatggctatctcacttTTTCTTTTAGCcatttcatttttgttttcaaaggccatctcactttttaattcactcttttttccggcctcatctctcttttttttttaattggtcctccaacacttgctttggggacaaaggaagtaaaacaatgggttctttcttgagtacaaaaaatatttatttttaaacccatcatgtgtcacttgcctatcatattgccatgatcttcctaacaaaatatgacaagcatgcattggtaccacatcacacaatacctcatcaatatacttcccaatcgaaaacgcaaccaaaacttgtttgttcaccttcacTTCGGCACAGTCATTCAACCACtgtagcctatatggttgaggatgtttcaaagtagGCAAGCTCAATTTTTCCACCATCTCAAGACTAGCAACATTGGTACAACTCCCTCATCTATAATAATGTTGCAAACTTTGCCGCTGACAAAACatctagtatggaacaagttttcCCGCTGATTCGTCTCCTCttctttgacttgggcactcatgatacgcctagtcactaatGCCTCACCCACAACTGCTTCATATCCCAAATCAGGATCCTCTAATGCAGGCATCTCATCTTCATCCTCTCCATCATCTCCCTCACTATGAGATTCATACTCCCCATAATTATTCAACACCATCACCCTTTTATTGGGACATTGGCTAGCAATATGTCCAactccttgacacctaaaacattttATATCTCTAGAACGATAATAGGAGTTTCAGGTTTACCTTGCACTCCCTGCTTAGGCGCCTCCTGTTTAATGTCAACTTTGGGCCTGACCACTACCTTGCTTTCTTCACGTTTAACAACGTTGGAACGCCAAGATGTTGATGTATTACCAGATTGTGTGGTACGACCAACTCCTCTCCTCTtcagttgttgctccacttttatCGCCATCTGCACCATTTCATCTAGATCCAAGTAATGTCTAAGTTCCACTTGGTCttgaatttccctgttcaaaccacacagaaaacgagccatagtagCCTCACTATCCTCATCTATGTTTgctctaatcatgactacttccaattctttatagtagtcctcaacactcttcacaccctgtctcaaagtttgtaacttcTTAAACATTTCTCTATAGTAGTGATTTGGTACAAACATCTTCCTCATTACGCTTTTCATCTCAGCCCAAGTTTCTATAGGCCTCTCATTGCATCTTctcttagtggtcactaattgatcccaccaaataagTGCATAATCAACAAATTCAACCACGGCCAACCgtaaccttcttttgttcggaataATGGTGACAATCAAACACAAATTCAACTCGTTTTTCCCATTCTAAATAAGCCTCTGGATCCGACTTACCATGGAACgacggaattttcatcttaatgctacctatGTTATTATCTTCCTTATTCCCATCATCGTACCTACCCCGTAAGGCTTCTCTTCTTCccctaccaaatcctctacctcttccgcTCCTACCCCAGTTCTCGTTTTGACTCTCTCTTCTACTCccaattcataatcatcctcTTCTTCTTCGACTGTATCCAAACCTTTAGGCTTAGATTTATTTTCACTAGTGATAACTTCAAGCCTATCCATCCTCTCATATAAAGGATCCAACTCGGCCCTCATCATTCTACTAAAATGCCCAAATaacgcctccatttgaaccttagacaacCCCTGGTTCGAACTCTCTCCTACTTCCctctccattttaatttcagattttgtacctgcaataaaatgttagtagaaataaaagattttcctcacccaaattctcacgatcaatccaaagaaataacactcgcactcaaatgtttttcactcgaatttgatagttctctcaaaggtgtgctcaatctttatatatatatatttttttatcaaactaacaagattcaacttgtgAACACTTGCAACTGTCTCACTTGGATTGCACAAAAACAAGAACGTTAGAATAACACAGAACAAATTTTTCGAGAATTCTGGATTATCAAATAAcaaaggatgatagaaataacgcAGATCTTAAAATAGAACAAAGGATAACACAAAACTGAAACATaacgaatttttgtttttttgtttgtgATAGATATGACAATAGAAACAAAATTATAACACAGATCTGACGAATTTTTAAACAGATCTGAAACTGGCAACAATAAATTACTTGAATCAAACAGAACcagaagctctgataccaaatgatacgaatcctcgtacgaatgaaaggcaagaacgaatatagaaatcgcaccctcaattcaataacaaacaaggaacgattatgttgtcccgatcttttgaaacaagtaactaTTTTTGTTATATTCACCTGTAAGATATtataacttagcaacaaatatcaacgataaaacaattgaatttcaaacgaaccttcaaagaacttgttttgacaatccgtgcgaagaacaatcgacaaacgccataAAGAtacaatctttgataagtttgattttgataaacACAAAGCACAAGCCTTGCAAATTGAGAGAAATCTccaataattttatatattctaAATTTGGTTCGTTCTTCAATCATGTACActgaatatataataattaatacatGAAAAGTAGTGTAAAAAGTCATAAAGAAAGTTGTGAACAAATTCTACACGGAAgaaaaccgcgggtgcgctgcatactggaccgcgggtgcggtgtagcttcgggaaaaaaaaataaaaaaaaatttccgatTATCAGGGACCACGGGTGTGGTACCTGTTTTAGCGTGGGTGCGCTAGACCTTCGGcaattggaccgcgggtgcggtctctgttttagcgcgggtgcgctggaccttcggcaattgcacttgaataacattccaaAGACCTCCGATATTATTCCATGATTCCCAACCTTCTCTAATTTAGTCACCCAATTTGTAGATCCTCCTTGGTAGTtcatcatgagtccttgaagtgcttctttaaacttcttgctacgtcccctcgttataggtccttcgggCAACTCCAACGATTCCCATGCTTTCTTTGGTGCTTGATCAACCACGTTTGCATCAGTACCTTCGTCACTTATAATGGCTCTCGGTGTTCTCAACCTCGTGAAGATGTTCTTATGCACGAATTTAGCTACAACACGAGCATCATTAGTATTTGTGGTGATTGCTTCCACCTATTTTGAAACATAATCCACAgctaataaaatattagaattaCCAAAAGAAGGAGAAAAAAGTCCCATGAAATCAACGCCCCAAACGTCAAAAATTTCTACTTCCAAAATATTCGTCAGTGGTAGTTCGTGACGTCTAGAAATGTTTCCTAACccctggcatttatcacatgatTTTACTATGGTATAACTATCTTTAAACATAATAATCCAATAGAAACcagattgcaataccttagtTGTTGTTCGTGTTGCTGcaaaatgtccaccataagGTGACGAGTGGCATTGCTCCAGAATTTGTTGTGCTTCGACGCCATCCACGCATCTCCTTATAACTTTGTCAGTACATCTCTTGAATACGTATGGATCATCCCATAGGTAAAACTTTACATTATGaaagaatttcttcttttggtaataattCAAATCTGGAGGGAGAGTATCACAGGACAAGAAGTTAgctatatcagcaaaccaagggagTTTCGAATTTACCTCAAACAGCTGTTCATCTGGAAATGCTTCTTTTATGCTTCCTTCATCATTTTTATCTTCAAGTTTGAGCCGTGACAAGTGGTCGGCTACTTGATTTTCACACCCCTTCCTATCCTTAACTTCAAAATCAACTCTTTGAGCAATAAGatccaccttatcaagcgtggTTTTGCATCCTTTTTTGGCAAATAGGTATCAaatagctgcatggtcagtgaaaacaatTATCTTTGTGCCAACCAAGTAAGGTCTAAAATTGTCAAatgcaaacactactgcaagcATCTCCTTTTCAGTAGTTGTGTAATTTTGTTGTGCAGCATCCATGGttcgacttgcatagtagattgaTCTAAAAAATTTATCACGCCTTTGGCCCAGCACCACACCTACTGCAtaatcactagcatcgcacatcaacTCGAAGGGCTCCTTCCAATATGGTACTATCATGATTGGTGTTGTCACCAATGCCTTCTTGATCTTCTCAAATGCCTGCAGACAATCATCATCGAaaataaaattagattctttttcaAGCAAATTACACAAAGGTTTAGtaatcttagaaaaatctttgataaatctacgATAAAACCCGGCGTGTCCTAAGAAACTCCTTATCCCTTTGATATTCTTTGGTGGtggaagattttcaattgcAACTACTTTGGCTTTGTCTACCTCTAATCCCTTTGAAGACACTTTATGTCCAAGAACAGtaccctcttggaccataaaaTGACATTTCTCCCAATTAAGAACCAAGTTCTTTtcttgacatctctgcaaaacgagGGAAATGTTATGTAAACAGTGATCAAATGAATAGCCAAATACCGAGAAATCATCCGTGAAGACTTCCATGATGTCTTCAACCAAAAGACTTCCATGATGTCTTCAACCATATCtgcaaatatggccatcatacatctctgaaaagtagcaggtgcattgcatagcccAAAAGGCATCCTCCTAAAAGCAAACATTCCATAGGGGCACGTAAATGTTGTCTTCTCTTGATCTTCTGGTGCTATAGCAATCTGGTtctaacctgaataaccatctaaaaacagtagtgacaataaccagcaagtttatcaagcatttgatcaataaaaggtaatgaaaaatgatctttacgtgtggcattgttcaacttcctataatcaatacatactcgccATCCAGTCACAATACGAGTAGATATTagttcatcattttcattcTTTACCACAGTCAttccaccctttttaggcactaCTTGCACAGGAGACACCCAACTGCTGTCAGAAATAGCATATATAACTCCAACATTTAACAATTTCAACACTTCATTTTTCACTACCTCTTTCATGGCTGGATTTAACCTTCTCTGATGATCCACATAAGGAGCGTATAACTCTTCCATTAAAATCCTATTCATGCATATGGTGGGACTAATCTCcttgatatcagaaatcgacCACCCAAATGCAGTTTTAAATTTCCTCAATactctcaacaatttctctttttcatctAAATTAAGAGAGGAAGAGATAATTACAGGATATGTCGACTTCTCCCCCAAGAAAGCATAACAAATATGTCTTGGAAAATCCTTCAAAACAGGGGATGAAGGTATTATCTCTGaacatttttcttcttccaaCTTCTCCTTGTGCGGCTTCCTTCACCTTTGGCAACTCTTCAAGAGCTAAAAGTTGCTCTCTCAATTCtcaatcatcatcatcaactCTACTGACAGTACTAGAAAGGCATCTTTCTAATGGATCTTCTACTATATGACCTATACCAATCTCAGCAACACAAGAGTCAATTATATCAATActtttacaagtacttacctcgtCGTTACCTTTAATGGCCTTATAGATGTTGAATATCACAGCTTCCCCACCAACTCTCAAGGTGAGTTCTCCTTTGTGTACATCTATCAATGCTTTTCCAGGGGCTAAGAAGGGTCGCCCAAAAATCAATGGAGAATCTTGATCTTCCTCCATATCAAGTATTACAAAATCAGCAGGGAAGATAAACTTGTCAACTTTTACCAAAACATCTTCAACAATTCCACGAGGATAGGTGAGTGACCTATCTGCAAGTTGCAAAGTTATAGTGGTTGGTTTTACCTCCCCAAGATCCAAGTCCCTATAAATATAAAATGGCATAGGATTAATACTCGCTCCAAGATCACATAAAACTTTATTAACATGAGTACTACCATAATACAAGGAacagtaaaactccctggatcttttagtTTTTGTGGTAACTTATTTTGGAGAATGGCGATGCACTCTTCGGTCAACTTCACTGTCTCGAACTCTtgcaacttcctcttctttgacatcacatattttatgaactttgcatagtttggcatttgctctaaagcatcagctaatggaatgttgatgtgaatcttcttgaaaatctccaaaaattttgcaaattgatCATCAATAATCTTCTTCTTAAATCTCTGTGGGTATGGAAGAGTCAGTTTCAGTATAGGAATCCATTCAACTTCAGTTTCAATCCGAGACTCCTCCACCTTGTTCTCCTTTCCATTTTCACATTCATCTTCTTCAACTCTCTTCTCATTTTCCTCATTCTCTTTGGATTTTTTAACCTCAAGttctcttccacttctcaaagttacagctttgcattgctcctttggattTACTTCAGTATCTATTTTGATCTCTCAATGCATTATCCAACTGtccaatctgtgtctccaatgatttcattgtggcaccacccatatttcccatgtgagtttccatgccatcaagacgagattcagtcctagccatctTTTTACTAGACTCGgcaacaaatgtcccaactagatcctcaagtgaaggttttTCTTCCCCTTTCGATGTATTGAATCCCTGTGGATGATTcaacacatttt is a window encoding:
- the LOC140815512 gene encoding uncharacterized protein, translated to MRKMRRELKKMNVKMERRTRDLDLGEVKPTTITLQLADRSLTYPRGIVEDVLVKVDKFIFPADFVILDMEEDQDSPLIFGRPFLAPGKALIDVHKGELTLRVGGEAVIFNIYKAIKGNDEDFPRHICYAFLGEKSTYPVIISSSLNLDEKEKLLRVLRKFKTAFGWSISDIKEISPTICMNRILMEELYAPYVDHQRRLNPAMKEVVKNEVLKLLNVGVIYAISDSSWVSPVQVVPKKGGMTVVKNENDELISTRIVTGWRMVIQRCQEKNLVLNWEKCHFMVQEGTVLGHKVSSKGLEVDKAKVVAIENLPPPKNIKGIRSFLGHAGFYRRFIKDFSKITKPLCNLLEKESNFIFDDDCLQAFEKIKKALVTTPIMIVPYWKEPFELMCDASDYAVGVVLGQRRDKFFRSIYYASRTMDAAQQNYTTTEKEMLAVVFAFDNFRPYLVDLIAQRVDFEVKDRKGCENQVADHLSRLKLEDKNDEGSIKEAFPDEQLFEVNSKLPWFADIANFLSCDTLPPDLNYYQKKKFFHNVKFYLWDDPYVFKRCTDKVIRRCVDGVEAQQILEQCHSSPYGGHFAATRTTTKVEAITTNTNDARVVAKFVHKNIFTRLRTPRAIISDEGTDANVVDQAPKKAWES